AGCGGGCTAAAAATTTTTgttgggcccggcccgaacccggcctggcccggcccatggacacctctaagTCGAAGGTTAAATATTTAAGACGCATTTTAAAACTGCGTAATTTGTTATCCAGAAAACCTAATATTTGGAgacatgtataaatttaattgtctAAATTAGAATATCCGATACGTCGCTATCAAAACGTGATGAGCGTTGAGTTTTGGGGGATCCACCTTGAAAAACGCGCAACCAACTTGTATCTGCGCTGTTTATTAACACGCTTTCGCGCGCCGCCCCCATCGGTGGTTCCCACCGCCGTTTTTCAAACTATAAAAACACTGTTAGCATAAACGCTATTATCAAATATCATCatcaacaaataaacaaaaaaagaaagaaaattcaaaatcatgGGATCAAAATCTCTTTGCAATACCTGTTTTCTTTCCTCAACAGCGTGCTTTCCGAAACACCGATCCAGAAAACCGATCTCCACGGCGACGCCGAAGATATTCGCCGCGAGAAGATCGGATAATGATGACTTGAGCTGCAGCGGCGTTGGTGGTGGAGGAAGACGGCGACTCGTCGATGAAAACATGATTGTTCTACGGAAAAGAATACACGAGATCAAGATGATAGAGCGGAACTATGAACCGCCGGCGGATTGGATGGAGTGGGAGAAACGGTATTACACGAGTTACGATTCGATTATATGTGATGTTTTGGGCGTTTTACAGTCGCAGTTGATGAATACTCGGCCGAGCTTAGCTTTAGGGATGGTGGCGGTGATGATGTTGAGCTTGCCGGCGTCCGCTGCTTTCGTGGTGGTGCATGCGGTGGAAATGATTAAAAGGATTATGGAAACTGGGAtgcatatatgatattaaaagaAACTGATGGTTTCATATTTTCTCTAACATAATGGATAgatagaaatttcaaatttgagttgagtttatatttttaaggttaaactctgctattagtccctgtattttacgaaaattatggatttagtccctgtactttaatttgatatttttagtctttgtacttttcatttttagaatttaatttagtcATCACCAATCATTAATTGTTAAATCTACTAAGTTCAGTTttgttatttctaaaatttgatgtgacaaaacatattatcatatgtgtaatgctatgttaacttattatttccacatattactcactacAAATCCAGTTAATGGATTAATAACATCATTTGTGTCaatcttgaaatttcaaaatttgaaaactatcTTGGCTTAGAATGAGCCAATCGGAGAATGTggactaaatttacaattaaacatatagtataataCTAGTAATAACTAAACAAAATTATTGGTACTGTTtgaattaggactaaaatttcaaaatctaaaaagtacagggactaaagaaaccaatttgaaaagtatagggattaaaaCCAACCAAATTAAGGTACATggattaaatccataactttAGCAATTTCAAAGAttaatagcatattttaacctatttttTTACCTCAGTTCGGTTTAGAGGCTCTCATGGGCCGGGTTGGGCTGGGTTTAAGTgttatattaatatactttatgcTTATCTAAGCCCGGCCAGACCCGAAATCTGGGCCTAAACTTTTATCCAAATTCGctcatatttgcaaaagactaaCTCAAACCCATTTTAGGCTTgcctatattatttttaattttttttaaaaaatatttatattatattatattaatatttaataattttataaattttttatttattaaatttttttctataatcATGTTagcattattttaatgtttacattagagtgttattataaaaaaatatataatatataaaaataatataatataaagtacataatatataaaaataatagtattattagtataagtttatttttttaatgtgttctaaactacataatatataaaaataatataatataaagtattataaacttaaaataggTCGGGTCGGGCTCGGGCCTTGAATGTTTAAGCTCGAGCCTAACAcatattttaaacgggcctaattTTTTGTCTAAACCCATCTTTTGGGCCTAATATTGTTCTTCAAATCCTCCCAAATTTCCGTTGGGCCTCGACAGGTAACCCAGCCCATGAACAAGTCTAGTTTAgttggatttttttataaataataatagaaatataaactaattttatattatatttatgttttattataatgaaatttaaatatataattttattttttaaaatagtgatACGAGGCTTTTGGTGGGCTGAGTTTGGGCTCAAGtctaaagctttttttttttttaaattggccttaatttaactttcaaatttgaatattctatggataatataatttaaatttggataataatattcaaataataattattattttggattaattcaaataataatgattGGGGCATTTGCTTAACTTTTGTCTCTATTTCAATTTGGTACATACATAtgaacatttttcttttattttagcaGTACAATATATGACACGTGCAAGTAAGAATTAGAAACTCCCACGTGCGATACAGCCACGTGTAAATCCATAAAAGGCTACACGCGTGAAAACGAACTTTAGGAGTAATCGCCCACTCAGTATTTGTAACGCAAAAAGCTTAAGCTTTCTCACTTTCACCATTTTTCGATTCAAATCCTTCGTTTCAGTAAGATCTCTTCACTGCAAATACATTTGTCAGCTTTATCGGCAATGTTGTCTTTAGTTTTGTTAATGCATTGATAGTTTTCAGTTTCATTGAAGTTCATAGGATTCAAGTTTTGGCTAATTTTGTTTCCTCTTTTTGCAAATTATGAATCTGATTTCTTTGGATTATgccattatttttgaaataaaatgtaattagatCTGACAATTTGCCTGttaattctatgtttatagtattttataagttttattaattcatgtttatataGATTTTGATATGCTCCTTTCCTGTTTgtgaatttgattttatgattgtattttggattattttttcATAATGGATTGGTTAATTGTTAATATGTTTCAGAACATATTGATGTTTCCAGTGTTTAATGCCCTCTTAATTAGCCTATAATGGAATTAGAAGTTGGCATTATATTGAACTCGATTAGTACAAGCATGAAATGCGATCAATGAAGTTGTGCGTGTGTGTGTGTCTGTATGTATGTGAAACTCTTACTGTTCTTATTAGCCATTCCATTTCGAAGTTTTGATCGATACGTTGAAAACATCGAAGTATCGAGCATATCTTAATCGCTTTCGAATACTGCCGATAATTGTTTCTTGAAGAATTGAATCCATTTTTGCATACTGATGATGATTGATTATTGAAGAACTGAATCTTGGTTCATTTCTTTGTCTAGGTTTTATATGAAAGTTTAGTTCATTGTACAAACAACGTAAAAATGTCCGGTTTATCTCTCGCCGTGGCTCCAAGGAGTGAGCCAGATCACACCATAGCACCTGGGGAAAAACCCGAGCACAAACCACCTCGCCAGCAGCGGCAGCAGCAGCAACAGCAACAATCCGGGGTAGGCAGTATAATGGGATCATTACGTGTGATCGAGCTCCAACTAGTAGTTTTCATTATGGTTTTTTCGATTAGTGGCCTTGTCCCTCTCCTTGATTTAGTCTTCCCAGCTATTGCCTCCGCTTATATTATTGCCCTTTCGCGTTTCGCCTTCCCATCCAACGGTCATGTATCGACTGCCTCGCAGGAGATTTTCCAAGGCAGCAAACTGTTTAGGCTCTATGTGATCCTTGGAACTGCGGTAGGTCTTTTTTTGCCGCTCGCGTATGTCTTGGGCGGCTTCGCAAGGGGCGACAACCATGACGTTCGATCGGCTACACCGCACTTGTTCTTGCTTTCTTTCCAAATACTAACAGAAAACGTGATAGGCGGGCTGTCTTTATTTTCGCCACCGGTGAGGGCACTCGTCCCGTTACTATATACGGTTCGGAGAATCTTCGTTCTCGTTGACTGGATACATGATGTTTGGCTCAACAAAACACTGCCTGTTAATGCACAACTGAAGGTAAATTCTTCACCAAATACTTCTAGTTTCGTgtagtcacttaattattagtaaatttttttagtcacacaattataaaaagttacaaaattatcatacaattattcaattttcttttatcactAACGGGCTAACATGgtgacaacttttaaaattggtacGATAACTTTAGCTTTCACCATTTAtacattatgtcaatttagtatttgattaaaaaaatttaaccctcaacatttacatattatataatttggtatttttttcagtttaactttgttttttttacccTTCCACGTAAAAgactaaaaaacaaatttatcatctaaatttgattgaaaatatacaaaagataGAAACATTAAACAATCCAAGATaacaaatttacttttttttgcccttttaaaattaacctcaatgttatagaaaaataaaattgtaaaaaaaagagattaaattatataatgtgtaaatgttaagggttagatttttaaaatcaagattgaattgacataatttataaatattcaagaattaaagttgttattatgtcaatttaaaaGCTGCTATGATTGATCAGCTGATgacaaaaaaaagataaaattaaatagttacgcgattattttgtaactttttattcacctaaaaaagaaattacttGAGTGactattaatttagtttatcttCAAATAATTCACAGTGTTATCGATTTGCATCTGAATTGCACAGGATATCGTATGGCATTGGTTGGGGAAGTGCTTGGCGGCTGCGAACCTATTGTACTTCTCTATCaacctctttttctttttgattccGCGATTCCTTCCTCGAGCATTCGAGAGGTATTTTAAGGAGAGGGATGAAATACGCTGCAAGATGTCGGAGGATAAACGTCCTATAATGGCGAACAAGTCTCTAGCAACAAACAAGAAAGACGATTGATTCTCAATTTCGGTCTCGGTATCTTGTGTTCATTGTTGTTCACACACCACTTGAAGAAGCATTGCAGTGTGTTAAAAACAGTTAGTGATTTCTTCTTTTTGCCTGATGATGCCATTTGACAtttgttctatttttattacatttttgaCAATGACAATTTTGGATTCATTTTCTACATTATTTGCTTGCCAACTttgaattttaaacaaatatttcatttctcTTTGAATGGTAACATTAGTTATGCCTTTATGTGAACTTTTATTGTTAACGGGGATTGGTTCCTTCGAGAAAAAATTTTCGAAGTGCTATTTTTTTGGCAGTCGATTCAGATCcccaacaataaaaaatattgacatTGTACCAAGGTTTTGTCTTTAATCTCTGCGAAGAGTTGTGTACGGTTCACGGAGAAGAATGTATTGGTTGGTGGAGATAAGTACATGCAGGACTCGAGAAATGTGTCAGTATAGAGTGCATGTGTAAATAATTATTgagatatatgatatatatacacatttatgatttaattatatttagtatatttattaaaaatagaataaatatataaattattataaagtgGTAAAAGATGATTTAATGTATACAATCTACTATATTTAAAGGTGATTAAAATGAAAGCTGTCTTTTAGGTGAAATTATAAGGAAGAAATTTTTAAGCGATCAAAATGAAAGCGTTCtaaaagttgagtgatcaaTTAGgtaatttatctttattttaaatacgaataataattttaataacttttaattattctaacatcaatatcatttaagttattttattatttagtataaatattattgtaattttaaaaatattttaagatatataaaattcattttaattcattatcTTTAgtacacatttttatttttacttgctACGCTTAAATCCAAACAAATATTCCATCATTACTTTGTTCTCTTTAGTGAAAAAAAGGGCAAGTTTGTTCTTGTTCGTTAGATTAAAAAGTAGatcaatcattttaattaaaaatttcatccatttttactataaaaaaacTAGCAtgactaacaaaataactagaCAATTACACGTGGTACATCATATGTACCACATTCAGACATATTGGGCTTAGTTTTTAAGgagaaatttttaacagaatgaccaatttgctcattggtctaatgtatagggactattttgtcaattttttgaGTGAAGGGGTAAAATGCAATCAGACTCTTAATATAGGGgccttcatggtacttttaccataGTTTAGCTGCCAACAAAAAAAGCTTTAGGTACCTAAATGAAAGAATGCTATAGTTTGAGGGTCAAATTTGCGTTTAAGCCTTTTCTTTTGTCGCAATTATTCTTTTTCGGGAAAAATGAGTggtctaatttatttttagtccTCTATCATACAAATACTTGTAATTTAGTccacttaattttatttttgaagttacACTCATAATTTTCACAGGGTCTGGGCACTCGAGCAAAGCTTCCTCAAAATCTTTACATATCACTAAAACAgatttaaaaacgaaaaaagaagaataattTATCGAGTATTAATGGTGAAGAAGAAACAAGCTCTGGGTTGGATCGAATGGTTAATGGGATGGATGTACGTAACCTACGAGCTACTTTTTCAAAGAACAAAAACGAGTCACTTACAAAACCCATTAGAATTACCGTCATTAAACGACCTCACATGCATCGTAACCGGCACTACGAGTGGTATCGGTAAGGAAATAGCACGACAATTGGCTGAAGCAGGGGCACATGTTGTAATGGCAGTGAGGAACCGAAAAACAGCTAATGAATTGATTGATCAATGGTGTAGTTCTTGGGCAGGGATACTTTTGAATGTTGAGGTTATGGAACTTGATCTTTTATCATTGGATTCTGTTGTTGGTTTTGCTAATACATGGAATGCTCGTTTAGAACCATTACATGTTCTTATTAATAATGCTGGGATTTTTTCAATTGGAGGTTCgttttttgattttgttaatgtttaatttaagcTATTAGTTTGAACCCCAAAATGGTGAGTTGtattttaaacttgtttatttGCAGAAACCCAGAAGTTTTCAAAGGATGGGTTTGAGGAGCATTTGCAAGTGAATCATCTAGCTCCAGCATTGCTCTCTGTATTGCTTTTGCCATCACTTATTAAAGGGTCTACAAGTCGAATTATTAATGTCAATTCTGTTGTAAGTTCCATTCGGATTAAATGATTAAGCATTTGCATAATTGCTACTAACAATTGCTTTCATGTATCACCAATGAGGCCTTGGCTTAATGCGAAGGGAATTTTGAGAGCTCAAGTTCGATTCCGGCTTGAGAGCTCAAGTTTGAATACCACCTTTGTATATCATGTGTAGGATAGTTAGTTTGGGTTGAGTTAAGccgagttatatatttttatgagagctaaaatgcaatttcatcattatattagcttatatctttataatttttaaagaattaaattaaaattttatcatttttgggggCCACCCCTGGTGCTTGTAATTATTGATTCTGATGGTAACTGTTGATATGGTTGTAAGttgtaacttaaatttttttttttttgctcgtATCACTTTATGAACTATCACTTTTGCTGGTGAAAAGTATTGGTTGTTATGTTGGCTTATTGGAATGGATAGGTAGGAGATGGTAAGTGAAATAGTAGTGTTAGGGAATTCACTAAACTTTATGCATTGTGTTTCATTGCATTTGGTATAAGGAGAATCAAAGATGTAACCTTCGAAGGTCTTCAATTACCTATGCAGTTGTTGAGCCTCATGTTTCTGAGATTGGTTTTGTAACTTTTGATTCAATAACTATAAGATTTTGATGAGCATTATGTTTtcgagatttttttttgttttggtgaGTGCTTGATCTGGCGCTAGTAGGAAGTTTGAATTTGACcatttttgctttctttttatgGTAGAGTGCCACAGACTAATACTACTCTACTGCTAGTTAACATAGGGTTCATTGTCGGTATTGTCATCACTGTTTACAAAAATGCAAATAGCTATCTTTTGATGGTGTATTTGATTTTCCCTTCTGCAGATGCATTATGTTGGCTTCGTTGATACAGAAGACATGAACACTGTTTCTGGGAAAAGAAAGTACTCAAGTCTGTTGGGATATACTAACAGCAAGCTAGCACAGGTATAATAAGAAGTCATTTCAATTCCTTTTAACAGTTAGTTGGctttaaattttcattgaaTTATGGTTTTTTTGCATCATATCTTCGGTTTCACCTATGGACACAGAATGGCAGCTTACCTTGTAATGCTTTTCATATGATTAAACATAGGTTACATGGGACAATCTAACTGTCAAGCTAACTTTAGGCGGGCTTGAACATAAATGAGCTCAAGCCAAACTATTTGGGCTCAGCTTGGTTGAGTTAATTGAGAATTTAACAAGACACAAGCGACATTATAGCGGACTTTTAACTGAAAAACTGACTTCAACACTGTCATTTGCTAAAGATGGCTTCTAACAGATAATATGGATCCTAGGTGTGGACTCATTTATGATTCCCTCAGAATAAAGGTGAGTGCTTTAGGTCTAAGGGATGGATTTATATCGACAACAGCACTTCCCTGTTCTTGTTGCCATCTAATATGAGATTCTCGGCTTAAGAAGTGGATATCTTCTTGTGCTCATGTTTCTGGATTTATCTTTTGCGTGTCTGTGTTTTGTGTGCATATAAAAAGCAACTCTGCAACAATAGTTTACAAAATTTACAAGATGAATTTCAATCTATGTTATCCTACGTTTCAATAACAAAGATGTTAAATCGTAATTTCATTTGTGTAAGAAGATActgaagttaaaatttaataacttgATGAATGATAAGTTATTGTCAAGCCTTTAACTTTGCTCGTCAACAAACACTTTATCAAGCTTGTTTGTGAACATAAACAAGTTCAACTTACCTACGTTCACATGTTGTTTATTAAGCGAGCCTATAAAGGTCATTAACAATCAACCTGTGGCTTTTTCGATTTTATTCATGCATTTTTTCATCCTGTTGTAGTAACTGATCATCAAGAAATAAAGAAGTTGGATATAATCAAGAtgtaaagtaaaatatattacacTAACAATAGGCTTATGAAACTGTTGCCTTGGCTTGCAGGTTATGTTTAGCAGTGTCCTCCACAAACGGCTACCTGTTGAGTCCGGTGTTAACGTTATGTGTGTATCACCTGGAATTGTCCACACAAATGTTGTAAGTGTATAAGAGCATTTCATTTTCTCCATCTTTTATTAGAAGGGTCATTACTTGAATGTTTACAATTACATATTTCCATTCAGAGATTCTTCCTTCTTGTCTTCCTCAACATAAAATATAACGATACGAAATTtgtggtaaaagtaccatggagatCCCTGTACTAtgagttggattgcattttgttcCTTCTACTCAATGAATGGTAAAATTAGTCCTTTTGTaaaaaattccatccatttctactgttaaaaactggtcaTTATACGTCAACACTAGGTACACGTGGTACACCTACCACGTGTCACTGTTTGGTTATTCTGTTAACCGCACCAGTTCTTAACAATacaaatgaatgaatttttgtacaaaaagaccaatttgctctttgatctaatgtataatgactaatttgccATTTTTTGAGTCGaggggacaaaatgcaatctaacttcTAATACAAcggcctccatgatacttttaccaaaaTTTGTATGTTCACTGTTTTAGAAGATGAGCCAACTTTTCTGCTGTTTCAGGAGAAAGGATTTCGTAATTGTAGGAGAAAAACATAGatatatgcaaaaaaaaaattatatcccTTTTGAATGCATGCAAAATATTTGTATACAAAGATGAAAATCAAATAGCCTTCCATCATATTCTTAAAATCTTATATCAGGATTAGGAttcctttgaaaattttgtttattgaCCATGCTGAAGGCAAAGCTTCCTTAAGAAGGCCTAATAACTTGATGCTCATACACGATATTTACTCGTCGAAAAGTATTTGAAATGAATGGTTTCGTTACTAGTTTTGTTGAAACTTTATGTTCAACATTAATTCTCTTGCAAGTTATAGTGTGATGTCTCTTTGGATTGAAGATGTTTAACTGTCATGTTTGGCAATAGctgaagtttaaaatttagccATTTTCTTGAAGTTTCTTTCAGTCAAAGGACAcatgttattttgtttatttatcaacatgTCATCTATGTAGATCACATGTCTGAATATGTGTCAGACACAAGTGTTATGCAAGGGTACTGAAGGGAAAATGATCCATAGATAAATGATATCTATTATTGTTTGCTGCTCATCATCTTTATGTGTCTGTCATTGAAAATAGTGATCTTATTCTATATTCTATGTTTAAGCGCAGGCTCGGGATCTACCCAGAATCGTTCAAGCTGCTTATCATCTAATACCCTATTTTTTATTCAGCCCTCAAGAGGGTAAGTTTTTGCAAAGATTAGTTCAATTGTGTTTTCTTAATTAGTTTCTATTAATGAATGTAGCACATTGTttttgtgaagcatatctatCATCATcacataaataattatcatgTCAATGTAATGTTTTAGGCTTCTTGTTTTCAATTtcgttttattttgtttgaaatttacattttcttttttttttggttttccaAATACATTCTTGGTCCATGATGTCATGCATCTATAAGAAACTAAGAGGAATTGCCATATGCCAGTGGATAAGGGGAATTGGGAGCTAATTTTTGCCatcattaaatatcaatgtagGTTCTAGGAGTGCTCTTTTCGCAGCAACAGATCCTCAGATTCCAGAGTATTGCGAGTCGTTGAAAACCGACGAGTGGCCTGTTTGTGCATTCATTTCCCAAGGTTGTCATCCTACAAATCCTTCTAAAGAAGCGCAGAGTGTCGAGACTTCATTCGAAGTGTGGGAAAAGACGTTGGAGATGATCGGCCTCCCTTCAGATGCCGTGGAGAGACTCATCGAAGGTAAGGAAGTTAGATGTCGATATGGCACTCGAAAGGACTAGTTTTCACATAAAAAGAAGATACGTCTTCTACATGTCTTGAGCTCTATTCTGAACGTCCGTTGTTTCATTTGGTGCCATTTTCGGGGTACCATTGTTGCTCTCGTGAGGGTATATGCTCCGGTAACGTGTTCCAAACACGGTGGACTGTTTCAGCTGGGATTCAGCTGAACCTTGGGTGTAACATTATATATAGAgagatatagatatagatattcTCCTAATGTAGACAAGTTGAAGAAATCTCCGGCTGTTTTTGAATCTAATTTTGGCTTTTGCTAATGTAGTTCATATGCCTCATGGTTCATACTATTCGTATACTTggaatttagtatttttatttttattttaaaatttaaaattaattattaacgcTCTTAAAATCATCTGGTATGacattttgaattaaaagaaactCACCTAATAGTGATGTAAAAAatgtaatgaacttgaatttaacacaaataattttaGTTGTGCCAACAATTggatttgtatttttaaatctgaaaagtaaagtgACTAAATTTCTTCCAACAAaagtagaaggattaaattctaaatatgcAAAAAGCATAGGGACCTTatagtatattttaacctttttgtGCTACTCTTGTACATAAAATTTGATTCTTTGATATACTAGCGGTCAAAAGCTTTTTAGGTAAAAGTACGGCGGAGGACTTGTACTAGGAGTTACGTTATATTTTGTTGTCTTTACTTAGAGAATTTGTAAGTTAGTCcttgtatgttagatcaaagagcaaactaataatttttattaaaattttcatttatttttactattcaAAATTGGTGTAGCTGATGGAATAATCAAATAGTTACATGTGGTGTGCCGCGTGCACGTCGACTAGTTTTTAAcagaatttttaatagaatgaccaatttgctttttgatctaacgtacatagactaatttacatattttttaagtaaataagaCAAAATGCAATTCTATTTCTGGTATAGATACTTCCATGTTATTTTAACTAAACCTTTTGTCATTACATCCCAGACTCTATTAAAGTCCATTATAAGTTGAGTTcaacttgaaataaaatagaattattgaAGCTCGCTCAATTAAACTCgtttatatgatttatatacTCAAATTGAGCTGTTTCATctaatttttttggataaaataataaatcattgaagatatatttatagataaaatTTCGATTAAACTTGTGAGTTGCTCAAATCAATATTAAGATCGGCAATGTTAGCTTGCTCGATagcttaaaaatgataaaattaaattgaacttttttatttaaagtaaaaaagagAGGCTTGTGagcataaatatattatttacacCCTTTAAATCTAGTTAAGTATATTCATATGATGGGTTGAGTTGGATTGGGAtgcaatttaaaaagaaaatgcacATAACCTAAATTAGCTTagatttctaattaaataaataaaaatatttttatttaattttaaatctaaaatagaaaatattaatataaaaaatattaatttattgttatttggaaataaaatgaattgatatgtCTCTTCGAGTCGAACCTACAGTAGTGGCAATtgatttagggtaaactacattcaagttcactaaactattaataagtttaaattaCTGGATTCttaaaatcgttgttgtatGGTCTTATCTATTTGCATCACAAGTACAAAATTTAAAGTTCCTTTTCTACTTGTCTtttacaattcatttttttcataaaacaactttgaacatCACAAATCTGTGAACTAAAATCCAacaacttttttatttgatCTTCGACATTAACCGTCAGATCGATTTAGATCTAATGTATGTTATTCTACTCATCGAATTCAATGGGTATTAATCCATCATACCAATCATCAAATCATCACTTAGATCTCGCTAGTCgaactttttttaaaagaaacttaacAGCCTAGtggcttaaataaaaatttttgagtaGTTCAGTGACTTAACAACAGttcagtgaccattttgtaactttttgaatttGAGTGGTCCAAAACATAAGCTTACTAATAGGTTAGTGACCTTGAGTGTAGTTTATCCATTGATTTTTTAACTTTCgcgatataaaaaaaattaaaggacttTTATGACAAGTTAACcaacaaaattaagtaaatactAAATAGTTTAGTggctaaataatataaaagaaattcaagGACCGTTATAGCAAATTAACCAACAAAGTTAAGTAAATAGTTTAGTAGGTAACTAATACCCGACGACGGGGATTCTTTTACGTCGCTAAATGCTAACCAAGTAACCTAAGCTCCATAGTCTTGTATAAATTTTCTCAGCGATTCCTCAAAATCAAACCATAAAGCaatcgaaaaaaaaaacccttcaaTCAATGGAAAATAccaattaatttattacttttaaaaaaccCAAATTCGTTTATTGTCCTGCAATTTTTGATTCATGGTACTTTAGCGGTAGTTTGTTTTAT
The sequence above is a segment of the Gossypium raimondii isolate GPD5lz chromosome 4, ASM2569854v1, whole genome shotgun sequence genome. Coding sequences within it:
- the LOC105780170 gene encoding dehydrogenase/reductase SDR family member FEY, translating into MVKKKQALGWIEWLMGWMYVTYELLFQRTKTSHLQNPLELPSLNDLTCIVTGTTSGIGKEIARQLAEAGAHVVMAVRNRKTANELIDQWCSSWAGILLNVEVMELDLLSLDSVVGFANTWNARLEPLHVLINNAGIFSIGETQKFSKDGFEEHLQVNHLAPALLSVLLLPSLIKGSTSRIINVNSVMHYVGFVDTEDMNTVSGKRKYSSLLGYTNSKLAQVMFSSVLHKRLPVESGVNVMCVSPGIVHTNVARDLPRIVQAAYHLIPYFLFSPQEGSRSALFAATDPQIPEYCESLKTDEWPVCAFISQGCHPTNPSKEAQSVETSFEVWEKTLEMIGLPSDAVERLIEGKEVRCRYGTRKD
- the LOC105780173 gene encoding uncharacterized protein LOC105780173 isoform X2, yielding MSGLSLAVAPRSEPDHTIAPGEKPEHKPPRQQRQQQQQQQSGEIFQGSKLFRLYVILGTAVGLFLPLAYVLGGFARGDNHDVRSATPHLFLLSFQILTENVIGGLSLFSPPVRALVPLLYTVRRIFVLVDWIHDVWLNKTLPVNAQLKDIVWHWLGKCLAAANLLYFSINLFFFLIPRFLPRAFERYFKERDEIRCKMSEDKRPIMANKSLATNKKDD
- the LOC105780173 gene encoding uncharacterized protein LOC105780173 isoform X1, with amino-acid sequence MSGLSLAVAPRSEPDHTIAPGEKPEHKPPRQQRQQQQQQQSGVGSIMGSLRVIELQLVVFIMVFSISGLVPLLDLVFPAIASAYIIALSRFAFPSNGHVSTASQEIFQGSKLFRLYVILGTAVGLFLPLAYVLGGFARGDNHDVRSATPHLFLLSFQILTENVIGGLSLFSPPVRALVPLLYTVRRIFVLVDWIHDVWLNKTLPVNAQLKDIVWHWLGKCLAAANLLYFSINLFFFLIPRFLPRAFERYFKERDEIRCKMSEDKRPIMANKSLATNKKDD
- the LOC105780174 gene encoding uncharacterized protein LOC105780174, translating into MGSKSLCNTCFLSSTACFPKHRSRKPISTATPKIFAARRSDNDDLSCSGVGGGGRRRLVDENMIVLRKRIHEIKMIERNYEPPADWMEWEKRYYTSYDSIICDVLGVLQSQLMNTRPSLALGMVAVMMLSLPASAAFVVVHAVEMIKRIMETGMHI